The genomic interval GATAATTAATTAAAAGAAAAGTAAAAGCAAAGGGGATGTTGATTTGCCCTGTATAAATAACAGGCCAGTTAACATCCCCTTATTTTAATAATGATAAAAATTGAAAATTGGAACAGGTCTTCATATATTTAATATTTCATAAATAAAAAGGGAGTCAAATCTTTATCATTTACAATTACATCTTTTGATATCCTCTGGAGGTCTTACCTGAAAGCAGAAAGATTATAGAATAAAAGTGGAATAAAGTAGATCTCAATTCTGTAATATTCTTAATTATCAAAGAGAATTGTTTAAAATATTTTTTTAATTATTTAATATTTTTATTGCTTATTGTTTTTAAATATTATACAATTACCAGAAAATAGAAGCAAAAAATAAATAGTTTTCAAAATACAATTTTTATGGTAAGGAGGTATCTTTATCGAATAAAAAAGCTATAAGCTGAGAAAGGTTAACCATCGGAAACGATGGGACGCAAAGTTACGGATCCCGCCTCATGATTTCCCTCAATGGGACTGCCGGACTACCTGCTTTTTGCCCCGAATCATCTTTTTTATTTTCTTTAAATATTACATTAGAAGTCATTTTTAAGAGTATCATAATACAACCATAGATTGTTTTCTATTTTTTCTATTCATATAAAAGTAAAGGAGATGTTGCCAGCCATCCAAAAAGGCTGAAAAGAGCACACTATCCGAAAGGATAGGCCGCAAAGTTATGGATCTGTATCTACCTTAAGTAGACATGACTGCCAGACTCCCAACTTTTCAATATTAAATGTATTAAATGTATGGATAAATAATGTGTTTGTTCTATATTATTATATTTTAAAGAAAAGGAAATCATATTATGAAAAAGATACTTGTTTTAATTTTATCTTTTCTGGTCTTAGCTATGACCTTTACTGCCTGCAGTGATATTGCCAATATCACCCTGCCTCAGGATAACTCCCCTTCCAAAATAGCCAGAAATGGTAATACTATCATTTGGACAGGGAAGGGGATAAATTCCCTGTCCTTAGAGTGCGGTGAAGAAGGTTACATCCACTGGGTCTTGAACCAGGCAAAGAATGTAACTTCTGCAGAGCTTGTTCTTGGGGGTTCCGGTTCAGGGACATATTCTCCAGTAGAGGTTACCAAAGGAGGGGTATATCATTTCACTACACCTTACTTTGATCTAGAAACTCTAGAAGCATATGTAACGTATGTTGGAGATATTAAGAAGAATACCAGTCTTATTATCTCCGAATACTGTCCGGGAGATGGTGGTGGAGATCCACCTGTTGCCCAGTACACCCTGACTGTTAATACCGTTGGTAACGGGAGTGTAAAAGTTGACAATGTTCTCTACACAGTGCCTGTGACAGTAGACGAAGGTACAGTTCTTGACCTGGAAGCCATTGCTGATAGCGGCTTGCAGTTTGACGGCTGGACTGGAGACCTGGTAAGCAGCAATGCTACCGAGCCGATTACTATTAATGGAAATAAAGCAGTGACTGCAACCTTCTCTGAATTTACACCAGACTCGTGTTTTGATTTTGAGCCCTTAACCGGAACAATAGAAGAGTATATCTGTTCTGGAGGAGATGTGTCTATTCCGCCCACGATTGGGGGAACTACAGTGGTAGCTATTGACAGCCAGGCATTTTATATGAAGAGTCTTACCAGTATCTTAATCCCCGAGGGTGTGACCAGGATTGGTTCCGCTGCATTCATGGCCAACCTGCTCCACTCGGTTACTATACCAGATAGTGTGACATACATAGGTTCAGAGGCATTCAACAGCATCAAACTTCAATCACTCACTATCGGAAGTGGTTTGACGAGCATTCCTTATGGAGGATTTTCCTTTAACCAGCTTCCTTCGATCACCATTCCAGATACTGTGACATCTATTGACCAATGGGCATTCGCCTATAACAATCTTACCTGGGTTGACATTGGCAACGGTGTGACGAGCATTGGTAATAAGGCATTTGTTGGTCCGCTGAATAAAATTACCCAGATTACCATAGGAGATGATGTAACTATTGATAGCGATTCCGATACAATGGGAGCAAATCCTGGATTTAAAGATGTATACGATGACGGTGGCAAACTAGCAGGAACCTACACATATACAGCCGGTGGATGGGTTAAGCAGCCATAATCTCAAAAGGAATGTTTAAAAATAT from Atribacterota bacterium carries:
- a CDS encoding leucine-rich repeat protein gives rise to the protein MKKILVLILSFLVLAMTFTACSDIANITLPQDNSPSKIARNGNTIIWTGKGINSLSLECGEEGYIHWVLNQAKNVTSAELVLGGSGSGTYSPVEVTKGGVYHFTTPYFDLETLEAYVTYVGDIKKNTSLIISEYCPGDGGGDPPVAQYTLTVNTVGNGSVKVDNVLYTVPVTVDEGTVLDLEAIADSGLQFDGWTGDLVSSNATEPITINGNKAVTATFSEFTPDSCFDFEPLTGTIEEYICSGGDVSIPPTIGGTTVVAIDSQAFYMKSLTSILIPEGVTRIGSAAFMANLLHSVTIPDSVTYIGSEAFNSIKLQSLTIGSGLTSIPYGGFSFNQLPSITIPDTVTSIDQWAFAYNNLTWVDIGNGVTSIGNKAFVGPLNKITQITIGDDVTIDSDSDTMGANPGFKDVYDDGGKLAGTYTYTAGGWVKQP